A region of Jannaschia sp. W003 DNA encodes the following proteins:
- a CDS encoding LysR family transcriptional regulator, with protein sequence MDWKALPAFLAVARDGSLRAAAERLGGTHATVRRQIEGLEAQLDTQLFRRTTGGLTLTAAGRRLLPRAEEAEAALLRGRAAVQGLDREAAGRVRLSADPMTAHHLLAPALAEFAGLYPEIDVELRLDYALDSIPAGETDVSVRHVLAVDEDAVGRKLFALELGVFASRAYLDRHLPAAGPHGEGLSWIGYGDAPELRRMIDATPFPAARVRHAVPDPGMHLHLARAGAGMTFLATWVQRAFPELQRVPGTALDRRRSTWVLLHGELRRVRRVRLLADFLADALVAARDAG encoded by the coding sequence ATGGACTGGAAAGCCCTGCCCGCCTTCCTCGCCGTCGCCCGCGACGGCTCGCTGCGCGCCGCGGCCGAGCGGCTGGGCGGCACCCATGCGACCGTGCGGCGGCAGATCGAGGGGCTGGAGGCGCAGCTCGACACGCAGCTCTTCCGACGGACCACGGGCGGCCTGACGCTGACGGCCGCCGGACGGCGCCTCCTGCCCCGCGCCGAGGAGGCCGAGGCGGCGCTCCTGCGGGGGCGGGCCGCGGTGCAGGGCCTCGACCGCGAGGCGGCGGGGCGGGTGCGGCTCTCGGCCGATCCGATGACGGCGCACCACCTGCTGGCCCCGGCGCTCGCGGAGTTCGCAGGGCTCTACCCGGAGATCGACGTGGAACTGCGTCTCGACTACGCGCTCGACTCGATCCCGGCGGGCGAGACGGACGTCTCGGTGCGCCACGTTCTGGCCGTCGACGAGGACGCGGTGGGGCGCAAGCTGTTCGCGCTGGAGCTGGGCGTCTTCGCCTCGCGGGCCTACCTCGACCGGCACCTGCCCGCGGCGGGACCGCACGGCGAGGGGCTGAGCTGGATCGGCTACGGCGACGCGCCGGAACTGCGCCGGATGATCGACGCCACGCCCTTCCCGGCCGCGCGCGTGCGCCACGCCGTGCCCGATCCGGGGATGCACCTGCACCTCGCGCGGGCCGGGGCGGGCATGACGTTCCTGGCGACCTGGGTGCAGCGCGCCTTTCCCGAGCTGCAGCGGGTGCCCGGAACGGCGCTCGACCGCCGCCGCTCCACCTGGGTGCTGCTGCACGGCGAGCTGCGCCGGGTGCGGCGGGTGCGGCTGCTGGCGGACTTCCTTGCCGACGCGCTGGTGGCGGCCCGGGACGCGGGCTAG
- the truA gene encoding tRNA pseudouridine(38-40) synthase TruA — translation MPRYAFRLEYDGRPFAGWQRQDGPASVQQALEEALGRLGPEPRVAAAGRTDAGVHATHQVAHADLARDWEPFRLAEAINFHLKPEPVAVTACARVADDWHARFSARERRYVFRIISRRAPLALERGLAWRVPGPLDPEAMRAGAAHLVGRHDFTTFRASICQADSPVRTLDALEVEALPYPGGAEIRLHLRARSFLHNQVRSIAGTLERVGAGAWAPERVGEALAARDRAACGPVAPPGGLTLCGVGYEADPFADLG, via the coding sequence ATGCCCCGCTACGCGTTCCGCCTCGAATACGACGGCCGGCCCTTCGCGGGCTGGCAGCGGCAGGACGGGCCAGCTTCGGTGCAGCAGGCATTGGAGGAGGCGCTGGGCCGCCTCGGCCCCGAGCCGCGCGTGGCCGCCGCCGGGCGCACCGACGCGGGCGTCCACGCAACGCACCAGGTCGCCCACGCCGACCTCGCCCGCGACTGGGAGCCGTTCCGGCTGGCCGAGGCCATCAACTTTCACCTGAAGCCCGAGCCGGTCGCCGTGACGGCCTGCGCCCGCGTCGCGGACGACTGGCATGCGCGCTTCAGCGCCCGCGAGCGGCGCTACGTCTTCCGCATCATATCGCGGCGCGCCCCGCTCGCGCTGGAGCGGGGGCTGGCCTGGCGCGTGCCGGGGCCGCTCGACCCCGAGGCCATGCGGGCGGGCGCAGCGCACCTCGTGGGGCGGCACGACTTCACCACCTTCCGGGCCTCGATCTGCCAGGCGGACTCGCCGGTCCGCACGCTCGACGCGCTGGAGGTCGAGGCCCTGCCCTATCCCGGCGGCGCGGAGATCCGCCTGCACCTGCGCGCGCGCTCGTTCCTCCACAACCAGGTGCGCTCCATCGCCGGCACCCTCGAGCGCGTCGGGGCCGGCGCCTGGGCGCCCGAACGCGTGGGCGAGGCGCTCGCGGCACGCGACCGCGCCGCCTGCGGCCCAGTCGCCCCGCCCGGGGGCCTGACGCTGTGCGGCGTGGGCTACGAGGCGGACCCGTTCGCGGACCTCGGCTGA
- the ileS gene encoding isoleucine--tRNA ligase, with amino-acid sequence MCADTPEAPDYKSTLHLPRTDFPMRAGLPKREPAWLERWARMGIYDRLRAKAGRERFVLHDGPPYANGHLHMGHALNKTLKDFVVRSHQMMGFDAPYVPGWDCHGLPIEWKIEEKYRSKGQDKDAVDVSEFRGECREFARGWVDVQRDEFQRLGITGNWADPYLTMAHHAEAVIAGEFLEFVRNGLVYQGSKPVMWSPVERTALAEAEVEYHDRQTDAVWVAFPVVEAASTLYDLEADLPFEEETQETRAAVAAATVTREQQLEAARVLIWTTTPWTLPSNRAICFGPSIEYGLYEVTGTPEESWVSVGDTFLVADALAEEALGAMRLESGQWRRVRPVQPEELAALRCAHPLRGADGADGEWDYDVPLFPGAHVTDDAGTGFVHTAPSHGDDDYAIGVEHGLPMTYNVEADGTLRADLPFFGGEAIVQASGKPGGANKAVIERMVAAGALMARRRITISDAHSWRSKAPVIRLNRPQWFAAIDRPVGDGRDAHGETIRARALTSIDQLVEWTPRRGRNRLHAMIENRPDWVLSRQRAWGVPLVLFTKRGAKADDPDFILRDDAVDARILEAFEAEGADAWYAAGAKARFLGADHDPEAWDQVFDILDVWFDSGSTHAFVLRDREDGTADGIADVYLEGTDQHRGWFHSSMLQGCGTKGRAPYKAVVTHGFTLDAKGVKMSKSLGNIVAPQKIVDQYGADILRLWVAQVDYTADHRIGDEILKGVADGYRRLRNTLRYMLGSLGDYDPAKAADPIEMPELERLILHRLSELDDEVREGYRRFDFAGVWNAVFQFCTNDLSAFYFDVRKDALYCDGDTLRRRSALTVLDILHRRIAAWLAPILPFTMEEAWLERFGGEESSVHLEDFPEANPGWRDDALAGKWARVRAARRVVTGALEVARRDKVIGSSLEAAPVVHVDPDTKALLDGVAFDDVCIVSDVVLSDADAPPEAFRSEEGGVAVVFRHAEGGKCLRCWKVLPDVGRHGHDGVCGRCDAALSD; translated from the coding sequence ATGTGCGCCGACACGCCCGAAGCTCCCGACTACAAGTCCACCCTGCATCTGCCGCGCACCGACTTCCCGATGCGCGCCGGGCTCCCGAAGCGCGAGCCGGCGTGGCTGGAGCGCTGGGCGCGGATGGGCATCTACGACCGTTTGCGCGCCAAGGCGGGCCGGGAGCGCTTCGTGCTCCACGACGGGCCTCCTTACGCCAACGGCCACCTCCACATGGGCCACGCGCTCAACAAGACGCTGAAGGACTTCGTGGTGCGCTCGCACCAGATGATGGGCTTCGACGCGCCGTACGTCCCCGGCTGGGACTGCCACGGCCTGCCGATCGAGTGGAAGATCGAGGAGAAGTACCGCAGCAAGGGCCAGGACAAGGACGCGGTCGACGTGTCCGAGTTCCGCGGCGAGTGCCGCGAGTTCGCGCGCGGCTGGGTCGACGTGCAGCGGGACGAGTTCCAGCGCCTCGGCATCACCGGCAACTGGGCCGACCCCTACCTGACCATGGCGCATCACGCCGAGGCGGTGATCGCGGGCGAGTTCCTGGAGTTCGTGCGCAATGGGCTGGTGTACCAGGGCTCGAAGCCCGTGATGTGGTCGCCCGTGGAGCGCACCGCGCTGGCCGAGGCGGAGGTGGAGTACCACGACCGCCAGACCGACGCCGTCTGGGTGGCCTTCCCCGTCGTCGAGGCCGCGAGCACGCTCTACGACCTTGAGGCGGACCTGCCCTTCGAGGAGGAGACGCAGGAGACCCGCGCCGCCGTGGCCGCGGCCACGGTCACGCGCGAGCAGCAGCTCGAGGCCGCGCGCGTGCTGATCTGGACCACCACGCCTTGGACGCTGCCCTCGAACCGGGCGATCTGCTTCGGGCCCTCCATCGAGTATGGCCTCTACGAGGTGACGGGCACGCCCGAGGAATCGTGGGTCTCGGTGGGCGACACGTTCCTAGTCGCCGACGCCCTCGCCGAGGAGGCGCTGGGCGCCATGCGGCTGGAATCCGGTCAGTGGCGCCGCGTGCGCCCCGTGCAGCCCGAAGAGCTTGCCGCCCTCCGCTGCGCCCACCCCCTGCGCGGCGCGGACGGCGCGGACGGTGAGTGGGACTACGACGTGCCCCTGTTCCCGGGCGCCCACGTCACCGACGACGCCGGCACGGGCTTCGTGCACACCGCGCCCAGCCACGGCGACGACGACTACGCGATCGGCGTCGAGCACGGCCTGCCCATGACCTACAACGTCGAGGCCGACGGCACCTTGCGCGCCGACCTGCCGTTCTTCGGCGGCGAGGCCATCGTGCAGGCGAGCGGCAAGCCCGGCGGCGCCAACAAGGCGGTGATCGAGCGCATGGTCGCGGCCGGCGCGCTGATGGCGCGGCGGCGCATCACCATCTCGGACGCCCATTCCTGGCGCTCCAAGGCCCCCGTGATCCGCCTCAACCGGCCCCAGTGGTTCGCCGCCATCGACCGCCCCGTGGGCGACGGCCGCGACGCGCACGGCGAGACGATCCGGGCGCGGGCGCTCACCTCCATCGACCAACTGGTGGAGTGGACGCCGCGGCGCGGTCGCAACCGGCTCCACGCCATGATCGAGAACCGCCCCGACTGGGTGCTCAGCCGCCAGCGCGCCTGGGGCGTGCCCCTGGTTCTGTTCACGAAGCGGGGCGCGAAGGCGGACGATCCGGACTTCATCCTGCGCGACGACGCCGTGGACGCGCGCATCCTCGAGGCCTTCGAGGCCGAGGGCGCGGACGCCTGGTACGCGGCGGGCGCCAAGGCGCGGTTCCTCGGGGCGGACCACGATCCCGAGGCCTGGGACCAGGTGTTCGACATCCTCGACGTGTGGTTCGACTCGGGCTCCACCCACGCCTTCGTGCTGCGCGACCGCGAGGACGGCACCGCGGACGGCATCGCCGACGTCTATCTGGAAGGCACCGATCAGCACCGGGGCTGGTTCCACTCGTCCATGCTGCAGGGCTGCGGAACGAAGGGGCGCGCGCCTTACAAGGCGGTCGTGACCCACGGCTTCACGCTCGACGCGAAGGGCGTGAAGATGTCGAAGTCGCTCGGCAACATCGTCGCGCCCCAGAAGATCGTGGACCAGTACGGCGCCGACATCCTGCGCCTGTGGGTGGCGCAGGTGGACTACACCGCCGACCACCGCATCGGCGACGAGATCCTCAAGGGCGTGGCCGATGGCTACCGGCGCCTGCGCAACACCCTGCGCTACATGCTGGGTTCGCTGGGCGACTACGATCCCGCGAAGGCCGCCGACCCGATCGAGATGCCGGAGCTGGAGCGCCTGATCCTCCACCGCCTCTCGGAGCTCGACGACGAGGTGCGCGAGGGCTACCGCCGCTTCGACTTCGCCGGGGTCTGGAACGCCGTGTTCCAGTTCTGCACGAATGACCTGTCGGCCTTCTACTTCGACGTGCGCAAGGACGCGCTCTACTGCGACGGGGACACGCTGCGGCGGCGCTCGGCGCTCACCGTGCTCGACATCCTGCACAGGCGCATCGCCGCATGGCTCGCGCCGATCCTGCCCTTCACCATGGAGGAAGCGTGGCTGGAGCGCTTCGGGGGCGAGGAGTCGTCGGTGCACCTCGAGGACTTCCCCGAAGCGAACCCCGGATGGCGCGACGACGCGCTGGCTGGGAAGTGGGCGCGCGTGCGCGCGGCGCGCCGCGTCGTGACCGGGGCGCTGGAGGTGGCGCGGCGCGACAAGGTGATCGGCTCGTCGCTGGAGGCGGCGCCGGTGGTGCACGTGGACCCGGACACCAAGGCGCTGCTGGACGGCGTGGCCTTCGACGACGTGTGCATCGTCTCGGACGTCGTGCTCTCCGACGCCGACGCCCCGCCCGAGGCGTTCCGCTCCGAGGAGGGCGGCGTCGCGGTGGTGTTCCGGCACGCCGAGGGCGGCAAGTGCCTGCGCTGCTGGAAGGTGCTGCCCGACGTGGGCCGGCACGGCCACGACGGGGTCTGCGGCCGCTGCGATGCCGCGCTCTCCGACTGA
- a CDS encoding YcjF family protein, which yields MAKQPSRRGAVLIELDPAPAAEARAAAADAPEPDAPASPATAPPVPDAAPAGAPTGRAMQTLATLSARPERGLGRWVLGTFLALLGFALSVAAWDFAASLMAERAWLGWTAIALISAFVVACLAVALRELSALRRLARIDEIHAMAAAATDLAAARRVADRLVSFYAARPDTAWGRERLAERTGDVFDPDAVLALAERELLAPLDAAAAREVEAAARQVALVTAVVPLALADVAAALVSNLRMIRRVALVYGGRGGTLGSWRLARTVFTHLAATGAVAVGDDMIHSVAGGGVLSRVSRRFGEGLVNGALTARVGLAAMEVCRPLPFAALAPPRVSALVGRSMTGLFDRDD from the coding sequence ATGGCGAAACAACCGTCCCGCCGGGGCGCCGTGCTGATCGAGTTGGATCCGGCGCCCGCCGCCGAGGCCCGCGCCGCCGCCGCGGACGCGCCCGAACCGGACGCGCCCGCCTCGCCCGCCACCGCGCCGCCCGTGCCCGACGCCGCCCCTGCGGGCGCGCCCACGGGCCGGGCCATGCAGACCCTCGCCACCCTCTCGGCCCGCCCCGAGCGGGGGCTGGGGCGCTGGGTGCTGGGCACCTTCCTCGCGCTCCTCGGCTTCGCGTTGTCGGTGGCGGCGTGGGACTTCGCCGCCTCGCTGATGGCAGAGCGGGCCTGGCTGGGCTGGACCGCGATCGCCCTCATTTCGGCCTTCGTCGTCGCCTGCCTCGCGGTGGCGCTGCGCGAGCTGTCCGCCCTGCGCCGCCTCGCGCGGATCGACGAAATCCACGCCATGGCCGCCGCCGCCACCGACCTCGCCGCCGCGCGCCGCGTGGCCGACCGGCTGGTCAGCTTCTACGCCGCGCGCCCCGACACCGCCTGGGGCCGCGAGCGGCTGGCCGAGCGCACGGGCGACGTGTTCGACCCGGATGCCGTGCTGGCCCTGGCCGAGCGCGAGCTGCTCGCCCCCCTCGATGCCGCCGCCGCGCGCGAGGTCGAGGCCGCCGCCCGGCAGGTGGCGCTGGTGACGGCCGTGGTGCCGCTCGCGCTGGCGGACGTGGCCGCGGCCCTGGTCTCGAACCTGCGCATGATCCGCCGCGTCGCGCTGGTCTACGGCGGGCGCGGCGGCACGCTGGGCTCGTGGCGGCTGGCGCGCACCGTGTTCACGCATCTGGCGGCGACGGGGGCCGTGGCGGTGGGCGACGACATGATCCACTCGGTCGCGGGCGGCGGCGTCCTGTCCCGCGTTTCGCGCCGCTTCGGCGAGGGGCTGGTGAACGGCGCGCTCACGGCGCGGGTGGGGCTGGCCGCGATGGAGGTGTGCCGCCCGCTGCCCTTCGCCGCCCTAGCCCCGCCGCGCGTCTCGGCGCTGGTGGGCCGCTCCATGACCGGGCTGTTCGACCGCGACGATTGA
- a CDS encoding FAD-dependent oxidoreductase: MESLAEDLRTMARTPLTDEHVEALRRIAEERTYPAGAMLAEPGKPLDTFQYLLEGEAEAVDAVTGERIGPDGATLGPGQFAGEVGFLTGSGAMLPVRCMSECRILEAPREAMLELMSRYPEASDIVVTVLAARRRELLQGNSSSLTLVGVERDRHIRSIAAFAQRNRIPFRTLEVEDVREGRLPEDCSAIPAEPCVVFGRDHVMEAPTTAKVARLFGLDLDLGPSEVHDVLIVGGGPGGVAAAVYAGAEGLSALVIEDATIGGQAGTSSRIENYMGFPTGISGADLCWRGEVQAMKFGTRFAVPRRAVDMRRREDGILCVTLDDGTECCARAVVLACGVQYRRLPLDRLEEFEGAGIYYAATEFEARFCRDAQVVVVGGGNSAGQAAMFLSRHAACVHLLVREDRLGAMSSYLSRRLEASEHVRVRLSTEIAALEGGEALEAVTLKGDGVEEGDERIETPAAFVMVGAAPNTDWLADDVAVDDAGFVLTGEAAGRESPFETSMDGVFAIGDLRAESVKRVASAVGEGSVVISRVWEHVQKVRDGEG; the protein is encoded by the coding sequence ATGGAAAGCCTCGCCGAGGACCTGCGGACCATGGCCCGCACCCCGCTCACCGACGAGCACGTCGAGGCGCTGCGCCGCATCGCCGAGGAGCGCACGTACCCCGCCGGCGCCATGCTGGCCGAGCCGGGCAAGCCCCTCGACACGTTCCAATACCTGCTGGAGGGCGAGGCCGAGGCCGTGGACGCCGTGACCGGCGAGCGCATCGGCCCCGACGGGGCCACCCTCGGGCCGGGGCAGTTCGCGGGCGAGGTGGGCTTCCTGACCGGCTCGGGCGCCATGCTGCCCGTGCGCTGCATGTCCGAATGCCGCATCCTGGAAGCCCCGCGCGAGGCGATGCTCGAGCTTATGAGTCGCTACCCCGAGGCCTCGGACATCGTGGTCACCGTGCTCGCCGCGCGCCGCCGCGAGCTGCTTCAGGGCAACAGCTCGTCGCTGACCCTCGTGGGCGTGGAGCGCGACCGGCACATCCGCTCGATCGCGGCCTTCGCCCAGCGCAACCGCATCCCGTTCCGCACGCTCGAGGTCGAGGACGTGCGCGAGGGGCGCCTGCCCGAGGACTGCTCGGCGATTCCCGCGGAGCCCTGCGTGGTGTTCGGCCGCGACCACGTGATGGAGGCGCCGACCACGGCCAAGGTCGCGCGTCTCTTCGGCCTCGACCTCGACCTCGGGCCCTCCGAGGTCCACGACGTGCTGATCGTGGGCGGCGGCCCCGGCGGCGTGGCGGCGGCGGTCTACGCGGGCGCCGAGGGACTCTCGGCGCTGGTGATCGAGGACGCCACCATCGGCGGGCAGGCGGGCACCTCCAGTCGTATCGAGAACTACATGGGGTTCCCGACCGGCATCTCGGGCGCCGACCTGTGCTGGCGCGGCGAGGTGCAGGCCATGAAGTTCGGCACCCGCTTCGCCGTGCCCCGCCGCGCCGTGGACATGCGCCGGCGCGAGGACGGCATCCTGTGCGTCACGCTCGACGACGGCACCGAGTGCTGCGCCCGCGCCGTGGTGCTGGCCTGCGGGGTGCAGTACCGCCGCCTGCCGCTCGACCGGCTCGAGGAGTTCGAGGGCGCCGGCATCTACTATGCCGCCACCGAGTTCGAGGCCCGCTTCTGCCGCGACGCCCAGGTGGTCGTGGTGGGGGGCGGCAACTCGGCGGGGCAGGCGGCGATGTTCCTCAGCCGCCATGCCGCCTGCGTGCACCTCCTGGTGCGCGAGGACCGGCTCGGGGCCATGTCGAGCTACCTCAGCCGGCGGCTGGAGGCGAGCGAGCACGTGCGCGTGCGCCTCTCGACCGAGATCGCCGCGCTGGAGGGCGGCGAGGCGCTGGAGGCGGTCACCCTCAAGGGCGACGGCGTGGAGGAGGGCGACGAGCGCATCGAGACCCCGGCCGCCTTCGTGATGGTCGGCGCCGCGCCCAACACCGACTGGCTGGCGGACGACGTCGCCGTGGACGATGCCGGCTTCGTGCTGACCGGCGAGGCGGCGGGGCGCGAGTCGCCCTTCGAGACCTCGATGGACGGCGTGTTCGCGATCGGCGACCTGCGCGCGGAGTCGGTGAAGCGCGTGGCCTCGGCGGTGGGCGAGGGGTCGGTGGTGATCTCCCGCGTCTGGGAGCACGTGCAGAAGGTGCGCGACGGCGAGGGCTAG
- a CDS encoding DUF3253 domain-containing protein, producing MALTAERSPRSVCPSEVARALAGDWRPLMAQVRRVAGGLAEVEATQGGAVVDPQAARGPIRLRRVGG from the coding sequence TTGGCGCTCACGGCCGAGCGGTCGCCCCGCTCGGTCTGCCCCTCCGAGGTGGCGCGGGCGCTGGCCGGGGACTGGCGCCCGCTGATGGCGCAGGTCCGCCGGGTGGCCGGAGGGCTGGCAGAGGTCGAGGCGACGCAGGGCGGGGCGGTGGTGGACCCGCAGGCGGCGCGGGGGCCGATCCGGTTGCGGCGGGTCGGGGGGTAG
- a CDS encoding YcjX family protein: protein MVIGRLAETALDAAGALGHAVTDVFDPTLRLGVTGLSRAGKTVFVTSLVANLVDRGRMPGLHAGPRIEAAFLQPQPDDAVPRFDYETNLAALTGAAPHWPEGTRSISTLRLSVRSRQGGMLAGLRGARTLHVDIVDYPGEWLLDLALLPLDYEAWSARALGRLTAWGAGGYRAALETARPDAPMEEPEARRLAVAYAAALGAAREAGAFDLTPGRFLLPGEMEGSPALTFAPLPPSEAPRGSLAREFARRFEAYKSRVVRPFFREHFARIDRQVVLVDVLEALRRGPRAMEELQEAVTDILRAFNPGRTGWLLSLVGGRRIDRILFAATKADHLHHAQHARLEAILERIVRAARDRADFAGAETRTVALAALRATTEEEREVGGERVGLVRGTLEDGRAVALSPGDLPDDPARLVPGPEGRWLDGDYDVMRFRPAPHTLRRGDGPPHIRMDRAAEFLIGDRL from the coding sequence ATGGTGATCGGACGCCTCGCGGAGACGGCCCTGGACGCCGCCGGTGCCCTGGGCCACGCGGTCACCGACGTGTTCGACCCGACGCTGCGCCTCGGCGTCACCGGCCTGTCGCGCGCGGGCAAGACGGTGTTCGTGACCTCGCTGGTGGCCAACCTCGTGGACCGGGGCCGGATGCCGGGGCTGCATGCCGGCCCGCGCATCGAGGCGGCGTTCCTTCAGCCCCAGCCCGACGACGCGGTGCCGCGCTTCGACTACGAGACCAACCTCGCCGCCCTCACGGGAGCCGCGCCGCACTGGCCCGAGGGCACGCGCTCCATCTCCACGCTGCGCCTGTCGGTGCGCTCGCGGCAGGGGGGCATGCTCGCGGGTCTGCGCGGCGCGCGCACGCTCCACGTCGACATCGTGGACTACCCCGGCGAGTGGCTGCTCGACCTTGCGCTGCTGCCCCTCGACTACGAGGCCTGGTCGGCGCGGGCCTTGGGCCGCCTCACCGCCTGGGGCGCGGGCGGCTACCGCGCCGCGCTGGAGACGGCTCGCCCCGACGCGCCCATGGAGGAGCCCGAGGCGCGGCGCCTCGCGGTGGCCTACGCCGCCGCTCTGGGGGCCGCGCGCGAGGCGGGCGCGTTCGATCTGACCCCCGGGCGCTTCCTGCTGCCCGGCGAGATGGAGGGCTCGCCGGCCCTCACCTTCGCGCCGTTGCCGCCCTCGGAGGCGCCGCGCGGCTCGCTCGCCCGCGAGTTCGCGCGCCGCTTCGAGGCCTACAAGAGCCGCGTGGTGCGCCCCTTCTTCCGCGAGCACTTCGCGCGCATCGACCGGCAGGTGGTGCTGGTGGACGTGCTGGAGGCGCTGCGCCGCGGCCCCCGCGCCATGGAGGAGCTGCAGGAGGCCGTCACCGACATCTTGCGCGCCTTCAACCCCGGCCGCACGGGCTGGCTGCTCTCCCTCGTGGGCGGACGGCGCATCGACCGCATCCTGTTTGCCGCCACCAAGGCCGACCATCTGCACCACGCGCAGCACGCGCGGCTGGAGGCGATCCTGGAGCGGATCGTGCGCGCGGCCCGCGACCGCGCCGACTTCGCGGGCGCCGAGACGCGCACCGTGGCGCTGGCCGCGCTGCGGGCCACCACCGAGGAGGAACGAGAGGTGGGGGGCGAGCGGGTCGGGTTGGTGCGCGGCACGCTGGAGGACGGGCGCGCGGTAGCGCTCTCGCCCGGGGACCTGCCCGACGATCCGGCGCGGCTGGTGCCGGGGCCGGAGGGGCGCTGGCTGGACGGCGACTACGACGTGATGCGCTTCCGCCCCGCGCCGCACACGCTGCGCCGGGGCGACGGACCGCCGCACATCCGCATGGACCGCGCGGCCGAGTTCCTGATTGGCGACCGGCTCTGA
- a CDS encoding NAD(P)-dependent alcohol dehydrogenase, whose protein sequence is MTYDAWEIRRYGGPERLAPVVRPLPEPGPGEVLVRVRASAVTRADTMMRAGRPRFARLFLGLRRPRAALSGTGLSGEVIAAGPGVRRFAVGDAVFGEAGMRFGANASHILLPEDGVLMPKPDALTHEEAAVMCDGPLTSWHFLTRVAELRAGEGVLVLGGSGSLGSAAVQIAAALGADTTATTTRNAAMVAAVGAHRVVDPRREDVFAGGPFDVVFDTLGLSGFAEARPHLAPRGRYLCPVLGLALLRDMARSRMRDGPRALFSAAGLQDAATLRGGLAALLEMVHAGTFAPQMDRIYPLRDLVEAHRYVETGRKRGNVAVV, encoded by the coding sequence ATGACCTACGATGCCTGGGAAATCCGCCGCTACGGCGGCCCCGAACGGCTCGCGCCGGTGGTGCGTCCCCTGCCGGAGCCGGGACCGGGCGAGGTGCTCGTGCGCGTGCGCGCCTCGGCCGTGACCCGCGCCGACACGATGATGCGCGCCGGCCGGCCCCGCTTCGCCCGCCTCTTCCTCGGCCTGCGCCGTCCCCGCGCCGCCCTGAGCGGCACGGGCCTCTCGGGCGAGGTGATCGCCGCGGGGCCCGGAGTGCGGCGCTTCGCTGTGGGCGACGCCGTGTTCGGCGAGGCGGGGATGCGCTTCGGCGCGAACGCGAGCCACATCCTCCTGCCCGAGGACGGGGTGCTCATGCCAAAGCCCGACGCCCTCACCCACGAGGAGGCGGCGGTGATGTGCGACGGGCCGCTGACCTCGTGGCACTTCCTCACCCGCGTGGCGGAGCTGCGGGCGGGAGAGGGGGTGCTGGTCCTCGGCGGCTCGGGCAGCCTCGGCAGCGCGGCGGTGCAGATCGCCGCCGCGCTCGGCGCGGATACGACCGCCACCACCACGCGCAACGCCGCGATGGTGGCGGCCGTCGGCGCGCACCGGGTCGTGGACCCGCGCAGGGAGGACGTGTTCGCGGGCGGGCCCTTCGACGTGGTGTTCGACACGCTGGGGCTCTCGGGCTTCGCGGAGGCCCGCCCGCACCTCGCGCCGCGGGGCCGCTACCTCTGCCCGGTGCTGGGGCTCGCGCTCCTGCGGGACATGGCCCGGTCCCGGATGCGCGACGGGCCGCGCGCCCTGTTCTCGGCGGCCGGCCTGCAGGACGCGGCCACCCTCCGCGGCGGCCTCGCGGCCCTCCTGGAGATGGTGCACGCGGGCACCTTCGCCCCGCAGATGGACCGGATCTATCCGCTGCGCGACCTCGTGGAGGCGCACCGCTACGTGGAGACGGGGCGCAAGCGCGGCAACGTGGCGGTGGTCTGA